AGCACCTCTGCAGCCTCACCGAGCAGCGTCTGATCGTGAGCTTTGCGCCTTACACCCCGCTGCTGGCGCTGTTGAAGGGCATCGGCCAGCTGTTCCCCGGCCCCAGCAAAACCACCCGGGCTTACACCCTCAAGGAAGACGGCATCGTCAAAGCAGCGGAAGCCTGCGGCTTCAAGCTGGTGCGCCGCAGCCTGAACAAGGCTCCCTTTTACTTCTCGCGCTTGATCGAGTTCCGCAAGGCCTGATCTCCCTCACTTGGGGGATCCACCTGCAGTGTTGTCTCCCCCAAGTGAGGGGGACCCGAAAGCCGCCAGGCATGCAACCGATAGCCCCCATCCCCGGGGGTTGCGGTTGCGGCAATCTCGCGATTGCTGAGATATAGCGGATCCCCCAGCAGCGGACTGCCCAGCTGCGCCAGGTGGATGCGGATCTGATGCGGCCGGCCGGTGCTGATCGTCACCTGCAAGCGATCGCCATCGGCCGTGCGCTCCAAAAGCTTCAGTTCGGAATGAGCTGAGAGCCGATTGCGGATTGGCACCTCCTCCAGCGGCTCCGGCCCCCAGATCCAACCCAGAAGCGGATGCGGCCGTTCCACCACATCACTGCTCACCGTCAAACACTGTCCCAACTCCAACCCCGGCACCCGCTGACTCCAGGCCTGGTACACCTTGCGGCACCCCCCATCCGGCCGGAATTGCTTCGACCAAAGGGCGCGGGTCTGCGGCGTGCGGGCACACACCTGCAGGCCGGAGGTGAAGCGCCCCAAGCGGTGCACCGGCCGCGCGCCGGTGGGTTTCAGCAAGGAGGTGAGCGTATGGCGCAGGAAGCCACCACCGGGCATCACCGGCAACCCCGAGGGCTTGTTGATCACCAGCAGGTCGCCGTCGTCGTGGATCGTCTCCCATTGATCAGGGATCGCCTCCTCCCACCAGGGCGGCCGGTGCCAGCAGAGAGTCTCCCCACCCTGCAGCGCTCGGTCCTCTCTGAGAACCACTCCGTTCCAATCCAGCTCACCCGCCACAATTCGCTGGCGCCACATCACCCCATCGGAGTGGCGGTAGCGATCGGCCAGCCAATCACTCACCAACAGACCGGCATCGGAAGTCGGCACCTGATCGCGGTAGGTCCAGCCGTCGTTCAGAGCAGCCGGCTTCAAGTGACCAGGCGATGCTCCAGGGCATAACGCACCAGTTCCGTGCGACTGGAGGTGCCGGTTTTATTGAACAGCCGGCTCACGTATTTCTCGACATTGCGAATTGACGTCTCCAGCTGGCGGGCAATTTCTTTGTTCATCAGGCCTTCGGCCACCAGCTGCAGCACGCTCGCCTCCCGCGGCGTGAAGCTGTGCACCACCGGCTCAGTGGACGGCAGCGCTTCGGCCTGGGCCAGCAGCGAGCGGATCTCAGTGATCTGCTTGGCCATCTGGCCCATATCGGTATCCGCGAAGCGCGCCGCTTCCTGCAACAGCCGTTGCTGACGCTGGGCCACGTTGCGCACCCTGGCGACCAGCTCATCGGGATCGAACGGCTTGGGAATGTAGTCATCCACCCCAGCCAGATAACCCTGGGTGCGATCGGCGGTCATTCCCTTAGCGGTGAGAAAGATCACTGGTGTACCGCCGAGCCGTTCATCCGCCCGCAGTTTCTTCAGCAGCCCATAACCATCCAGCCGCGGCATCATCACGTCGCTGATCACCACATCCGGCAGCATCTGCTGAGCCTTGGCGAACCCTTCTTCCCCATCCACGGCGGTGGTGACGTCGAAGCCCTCGTCCTCGAGGTAAGCCTGCACCGCCGTGCGCAGGCCCGGCTCATCGTCCACCAACAACAGACGCGGGGGCGGCGCCACGGCCTCGGCGGATTCAGCGGTGGGAGTGGGCGCGTCGCTCATGGCCGGAATCGCTCTGGTCGCAATGTATGGAGACCGGGCTCAACGGGCCAGTGCGGGAAACTGCTCCTGCTGTTCGGGAATCAGGGTTGAAAAGCCCAGATCCAGGGCCTTCTGCCGCAGGGTTGCAGGGTCGGTTCCCGCGACCTCGGGCACGCATGCCGCCCACCAAACAAGGTGATCCTCCCGGTTGACGTCAGTAATCGGGCCGCCGGGGTTCAAAGTGCGCACGTACACCACCAACTGTGTGCGTTTCACCCGCACGGGTTTCGCCGTAGAGCAGTTAACGCTCTCGAAATAGACATTTAGGTCCGAAGCCGACTCCTCCCACAGTTGATAACTGCGGGTATCGGGATTTGACGGTGTTGGTTTGACCCCGTAGATCCCGATCGACATGGTGCCAACGGGGGCCGGTCGTTCGATCAGCACCTGAAGATCGGCCGGCCGCGATTGCCGCATCTGCTCCAGCACCTGCTCACGATCGAAGCCGCAGACGGGCTGCGCGCAGACCAGCCACCCCAAGCCGAGCAAAGCCATCGGCAATCGCAGACTCATGCCCGTGCTGTTCGCAATGCAGCACCATGATCGCAACATCTGCATGACTCATCCTGAGCGGCTCCGCTCTCGCCTTTGACTTCCAGGCCACCACCCCCTGTGCGGCTGAGGTGGTGGAGGCAATGGCGCCCTTCTGGAGTGCGGAATGGGGCAATGCGTCCAGCCGTCAGCATCGGCTCGGCCTCAGCGCCTCTGCAGCTGTGAAGTTGGCGCGGCGGCAGCTGGCGGAGGCTCTGGGGGTGACCCCGGAACGGCTGGTGTTCACCAGCGGTGCCACGGAAGCCAACAACCTGGCCCTGCTGGGCCATGCCCGCGCCCTGGGCAGCGGCCATCTGATCAGCGTGGCCACCGAGCACCACGCTGTGCTCGATCCCCTGAAGCAACTACAGCGGGAAGGGTTCAGCGTCACCCTGCTGAACCCAGGTCCCGATGGTCTGATCACCCCTGCGCAACTGGAGGCGGCGATCACCCTCAAGACGCGGCTGGTGAGCGTGATGGCGGCCAACAACGAAATCGGCGTGCTCCAGCCGCTGGAGCAGCTGGGAGCTGTCTGCCGGGCCCATGGCATCACCCTGCACAGCGATGGGGCCCAGGCCTTCGGGACGCTGCCGCTGAACCCCGACGCCCTTGGGGTTGACCTGCTCAGCCTCAGTGCCCACAAGCTCTATGGGCCCAAGGGGATCGGCGCCCTGGTGCTGCGGGAGGGCATCGCCATCGAACCGCTGCAGTGGGGAGGCGGCCAGGAGGCGGGACTGCGTGCCGGCACCCTGCCCACCGCCTTGATCGTGGGCTTTGCCGCAGCAGCCCGCCTGGCAATGCAGGAGCAGGAGCAGCGCAACGACCGGCTTGAGCACTTACGCAATCAGCTTTGGGAGGGCCTGCAGCAGGGCCTCCCCGGCGTGCTGCTCAATGGAGCCCTTCAGCCGCGTCTGCCCCACAACCTCAATATCAGCCTGCCCGGGGTGAACGGCAGCCGCCTGCACCGGGCCCTGCGCCCACAACTGGCCTGCAGCAGTGGCTCCGCTTGCAGCAACGGAGCGCCATCCCACGTACTCCAGGCGATCGGTCGCTCGCGCGCTGAAGCCGAAGCCTCCCTGCGCCTCAGCCTGGGACGCGACACCAGAGACGCCGAGGTGGAACAGGCCATCGGCGTGATCTCCGACGCCGTTGCTGCCGCCAAGGGTTGAGCTCCCTAACGTCCGCGCAGCTGCCTTGATGCCATGGCCACCACCCCCTCACCAACAGGTATCTCCATAGGACAAGCCCTGCAGGACGGCTGGCAGGTGTTTCGGCGCACCCCCTGGCCATTTGTGAGCTTTGTGCTGCTCAGCTTCGGATGCAGCCTGGCGCTGGACTGGCTGCCCACGCCCGCCGACAACCTGGCCAGCGGTTTGGTCAATCTCTGGGTCTCGATCGGCCTGATGCGCGGGGTCTGGCTGGGCTTGCAAGGGAAACAACCGACCTTTGGCGACCTGATCAAGCTCAATCCAGGGGCCACATGGCGCTTGTTCAGCCGTCAATTTGTTTTGGGCCTGCTGCTGACGCTGATCAGCGGCGGAGCGTTCGCCTTAGCGGTGAACGCTGCGCAGGCCAGCCCCATGGTGGAGGAACTGGTCAGCCTGAGCGTGGGACCGGATGGGTCAGACCCCAGCCAACTGCCTGTGTTGCTGGCTGCGCTCCAGGCTTTGGGCTTGCAGCTGCTGAGCAGCCCCATCGCGATGCTGCTCCTGGTGCTGGGCAGTGCCTTAAGCCTGTACGTGCAGGTGAACCAGGCCTTTCTGGGTTACCTGGCGGTGCTGAAAGGCCTTGGCCCCATCCAGGCCCTGCAGGCGGGCTTCACCACGGTGCAACAGCACTGGTGGACGGTGTTTGGCCTGCTGGTGCTGCAACTGGGCATTTTGGTGCTTGGCTTTGTGGCCTGCGGCTTTGGCCTCCTGGCGGCCGTTCCCGTAGTGTCTGGCCTCACCGCTTCCGCCTACCTGCAGTTGTTCGGGGATGACGATGCCGCCGGGTTCCTCAGCGGCCGCTAAGCAGCAGCCAGGCGCTGGGCCACGCGCCATTTGGCACTGCGGCTGCGGGGATTGGCCTCTTCCTCCTGCTCGGTGGCCACCACCGGCTTGCGGGTGATCCGCTGCAGGCGCTCATCCCGCAAAAAAGCCGTTTTGACGCGGCGGTCTTCCAGCGAATGGAAGCTGATGATCCCCAGCAGGCCCTCGGGCTCCAGCCAGTCGGGGGCCTGCTGCAGCAAGCGATCCAGCACGCCCAGCTCATCGTTGACCGCAATCCTCAGGGCCTGAAAGGTGCGGGTGGCGGGGTGGATCCGTCCCCGCCGCGCCTTGGGGGGGTAACAACCGGCCACGGCGTAGGCCAAGGCCGCCGTGCCGTCATAGGCGCCTCTCTCCTTGAGGTCGGCTTTGATCCGTCGGGCGATGCGGCGGGAGAGCCGCTCCTCCCCATAGCCATAGATCAGATCCGCCAGCTCGTTCTCTTCCAGGCGGTCGATCAGCTCAGCAGCGGTCTCTCCCTCACCGCCGGAATTCATGCGCATGTCCAAGGGACCATCCAGACGAAAACTGAAGCCGCGCTCCGCCACATCCAACTGGGGGCTGCTCACCCCAAGATCGGCCAGCACCATCACAGCGGGCTCCGGCGGCACGTAGTCGGCAAAGTTGGTGGCCACGATCGAGATGCGCTCGCCAAAGGGGGCCAAACGCACCGCTGCCGCTGCCCGGGCCGTGGGGTCCTGGTCCAGACCGATCAGGCGCAGGCCGGGATGCTGTTCCAGCAACAGGGCGCTATGGCCGCCGCCACCGAGGGTGGCGTCGATCAACAGGCCCTCCGAACGCGGGATCTGCCGGGCCGCATCCAGCACCGCATCGGCCAGTACCGGCACATGGCTGAAGGGGGACACAAGCCACAGGCGAAGACTCCTTAAGATCTACTCATCGATCGGACCACCGCTCCCATGACGCAGCTGGAAACGCGCACGGAGCCCATGGTGGTGAACTTCGGGCCACACCACCCCTCGATGCACGGGGTGCTGCGGCTTGTGGTCACCCTTGATGGTGAGGATGTGGTCGACTGCGAACCGGTGATCGGTTACCTCCATCGCGGCATGGAGAAGATTGCGGAGAACCGCACGAACGTGATGTTCGTGCCCTACGTGAGCCGCATGGACTACGCGGCGGGGATGTTCTACGAGGCGATCGTGGTCAACGCCCCGGAGAAACTGGCGGACATCCCGGTGCCCAAACGGGCCAGCTACATCCGGGTGCTGATGTTGGAGCTCAACCGCATCGCCAACCATCTGCTCTGGCTTGGACCCTTCCTCGCAGACGTGGGGGCCCAGACACCGTTCTTCTACATCTTCCGCGAACGGGAGATGATTTATGACCTCTGGGAAGCCGCCACCGGCCAGCGGCTGATTAACAACAACTATTTCCGCATCGGAGGAGTTGCCGCTGACCTGCCCTGGGGCTGGCTGGAAAAATGCCGCGATTTCTGCGACTGGTTCGGCCCCAAGATCGATGAATACGAAAAGCTGATTACCAACAACCCGATTTTCCGGCGCCGGATTGAAGGCCTGGGAACGATCGAGAAGCAGGACGCTATCAACTGGAGCCTCTCCGGCCCGATGCTGCGCGCGTCCGGCGTGCCCTGGGATCTGCGTAAGGTCGATCACTACGAGTGCTACGACGACTTCGACTGGCAGGTGGCCTGGGAAAAAGAGGGCGACTGCTTTGCCCGCTACCGCGTGCGCATCGAAGAAATGCGCCAGTCGCTCAAGATCCTGCGCCAGGCCTGCGACATGATTCCAGGAGGCCCCACCGAAAACCTCGAGGCCAAGCGCCTCAACGAAGGCAAGGGAAGCGACGCCGCAGGTTTCGATTTCCAGTACGTGGCCAAGAAGGTGGCCCCCACCTTCAAGATCCCCAACGGCGAGCTCTACACCCGGCTGGAATCAGGCAAGGGCGAGATCGGCGTGTTCATCCAGGGCAACAACGACGTCACTCCCTGGCGCTTCAAGATCCGCGCTGCCGACAGCAATAACCTGCAGATCCTTCCCCACATCCTCAAGGGACACAAGGTGGCCGACATCATGGCCATCCTCGGTTCCATCGACGTGATCATGGGATCGGTCGATCGCTGATCCCTGAACCGTTTTCTGCGGCGGTTGCAACGCACGGGCTTTCTGTTGCCCGTGTCCCTGACCGGTGCGTTGTGGCTCAAGGGAGTGCATCCAGGCCTTCCTGGCCTGAGCTGCCCGCTCCGTGCCCTCACGGGCGTGCCCTGCCCCACCTGCTTTCTGACCCGAGCGACAGGAGCAGCTCTTTCGGGTGATCTGAGCGGATCACTGCAATGGCATCTCTTCGGCCCCATCACTGCCCTGGGGCTGGTGCTCTGGTGCGCTCTAGCCCTCCACCAACGCCGTCTGATCCCGAAGGGGGTGCCCCTCTGGCCCATTCCCTGGATTGGTGGAGGGTTGATCGGCTATTGGCTGTTGCGGCTGGGCACCAACAGCTGGCCCAGCGGCTGAGCCCTCAACGCAACAGACCGCGCTCATAGGCAACGTTCTGCAGGAAAAAACTGGCCATGGGAATCACCACAAAGCCACCCAAACCACAGGTGATCAGGGCCAAAAATGCCACGACGAGGCCCGTCAACACTTCAAGGCCCACAAAGCTCAGGCCGTTCTCAGAGCGGTAGACCACTTGAAACGACTGGGCGAACGCTTCACCAATGCCCATGTCGGTGACGAAGATGCGATTCACAAACACGGGCGTGACCAGAGCAATAGCAATGCCCGGAAGAATGCAAAGCAGAAAACCGATGGTCGTGGCCAGCGAAAAGAACAGTCCAGCCAGGAGATAACGCCACAAACGGCGTGTCAGCAGCTGACAGGCCGCCTCAATCGTCACGACCTCACCACCCTCGTAATACAGAGCAGGTACAGCCACCAGCAACACCGACAACAGGCTGGCGAGGAGTGTGAAGGGCAATTGAACCAGTTGGGCCAGAACAGCCCCGAGCCCCAGCGCCGCATCGCTGCTGCCGATGCCCGCGGACACCACAACGATGATCAGGGCATAAGCAAGAACACCAAGCAGCGACAGAACAATGGAGCCCACCCAGATCACCAACACCACGGGAATGTGGTGCAGAAAGGCCTGCCATGCCTTTTGGATGGACGGGGGCTCGAAGGCGATCGGCGCTGCCATGGTTCAGGCTGAACGTTCTGTCAGGGTGACAGTCGGCACCGGCTTCGACAACACAACGCCATGACCTCTGCCCCCTGGCTGGAGCTGAGCCGGACGGTGCGCTTTAGCGACACCGACGCTGCAGGCGTGATGCACTTCCAGCAGCTGCTGGGCTGGTGCCACCAGGCCTGGGAAGAAAGCCTGGAATGCTTTGGCCTCCCGGCTGGTTCGATCTTCCCCGGCGGCCGCGGGGAGCAACCCAGCGTGGCCTTGCCGGTCGTGCACTGCCATGTCGATTTCCGCGCCCCGGTGCAGGTGGGCGACAAGCTGCTGATCCGCCTGGCACCGGAACGGCTCGATCCCAGCAGTTTTGAGGTAACCAGCCAGGTGCTGCTGGAGGAGCAGCTGGTCGCCTGCGGTTGCCTGCGGCATGTGGCCATCGACGCCAACACGCGTCGCCGCTGTGCCCTCCCCGATGGCGTGGACCGTTGGCTGGAAGCGTCAAGCCTTGGCCGAATCCAACCGCTCTAACCAATTCCGCCAGCGCTGACGCTGCCATTTCCCCAGCACCGAGGGGGCCAAGGCGGGGCACAACACCCAGCGCCGGGGTGTCTCCGCCGGCGACCAGGAGCGCGTCAGGGCCATAAGGCGCGGAAGCACCGCAGCGTCAGCACTGCCCACCAGCGCTACCAGCCGCTGCCCCCACTCGGAATCATCAACAC
The Synechococcus sp. PROS-U-1 DNA segment above includes these coding regions:
- a CDS encoding DUF2752 domain-containing protein, with the translated sequence MSLTGALWLKGVHPGLPGLSCPLRALTGVPCPTCFLTRATGAALSGDLSGSLQWHLFGPITALGLVLWCALALHQRRLIPKGVPLWPIPWIGGGLIGYWLLRLGTNSWPSG
- a CDS encoding NAD(P)H-quinone oxidoreductase subunit H — its product is MTQLETRTEPMVVNFGPHHPSMHGVLRLVVTLDGEDVVDCEPVIGYLHRGMEKIAENRTNVMFVPYVSRMDYAAGMFYEAIVVNAPEKLADIPVPKRASYIRVLMLELNRIANHLLWLGPFLADVGAQTPFFYIFREREMIYDLWEAATGQRLINNNYFRIGGVAADLPWGWLEKCRDFCDWFGPKIDEYEKLITNNPIFRRRIEGLGTIEKQDAINWSLSGPMLRASGVPWDLRKVDHYECYDDFDWQVAWEKEGDCFARYRVRIEEMRQSLKILRQACDMIPGGPTENLEAKRLNEGKGSDAAGFDFQYVAKKVAPTFKIPNGELYTRLESGKGEIGVFIQGNNDVTPWRFKIRAADSNNLQILPHILKGHKVADIMAILGSIDVIMGSVDR
- the rsmH gene encoding 16S rRNA (cytosine(1402)-N(4))-methyltransferase RsmH gives rise to the protein MSPFSHVPVLADAVLDAARQIPRSEGLLIDATLGGGGHSALLLEQHPGLRLIGLDQDPTARAAAAVRLAPFGERISIVATNFADYVPPEPAVMVLADLGVSSPQLDVAERGFSFRLDGPLDMRMNSGGEGETAAELIDRLEENELADLIYGYGEERLSRRIARRIKADLKERGAYDGTAALAYAVAGCYPPKARRGRIHPATRTFQALRIAVNDELGVLDRLLQQAPDWLEPEGLLGIISFHSLEDRRVKTAFLRDERLQRITRKPVVATEQEEEANPRSRSAKWRVAQRLAAA
- a CDS encoding thioesterase family protein, with amino-acid sequence MTSAPWLELSRTVRFSDTDAAGVMHFQQLLGWCHQAWEESLECFGLPAGSIFPGGRGEQPSVALPVVHCHVDFRAPVQVGDKLLIRLAPERLDPSSFEVTSQVLLEEQLVACGCLRHVAIDANTRRRCALPDGVDRWLEASSLGRIQPL
- a CDS encoding response regulator transcription factor — protein: MSDAPTPTAESAEAVAPPPRLLLVDDEPGLRTAVQAYLEDEGFDVTTAVDGEEGFAKAQQMLPDVVISDVMMPRLDGYGLLKKLRADERLGGTPVIFLTAKGMTADRTQGYLAGVDDYIPKPFDPDELVARVRNVAQRQQRLLQEAARFADTDMGQMAKQITEIRSLLAQAEALPSTEPVVHSFTPREASVLQLVAEGLMNKEIARQLETSIRNVEKYVSRLFNKTGTSSRTELVRYALEHRLVT
- a CDS encoding cysteine desulfurase family protein; this translates as MAPFWSAEWGNASSRQHRLGLSASAAVKLARRQLAEALGVTPERLVFTSGATEANNLALLGHARALGSGHLISVATEHHAVLDPLKQLQREGFSVTLLNPGPDGLITPAQLEAAITLKTRLVSVMAANNEIGVLQPLEQLGAVCRAHGITLHSDGAQAFGTLPLNPDALGVDLLSLSAHKLYGPKGIGALVLREGIAIEPLQWGGGQEAGLRAGTLPTALIVGFAAAARLAMQEQEQRNDRLEHLRNQLWEGLQQGLPGVLLNGALQPRLPHNLNISLPGVNGSRLHRALRPQLACSSGSACSNGAPSHVLQAIGRSRAEAEASLRLSLGRDTRDAEVEQAIGVISDAVAAAKG
- a CDS encoding RNA pseudouridine synthase, whose translation is MKPAALNDGWTYRDQVPTSDAGLLVSDWLADRYRHSDGVMWRQRIVAGELDWNGVVLREDRALQGGETLCWHRPPWWEEAIPDQWETIHDDGDLLVINKPSGLPVMPGGGFLRHTLTSLLKPTGARPVHRLGRFTSGLQVCARTPQTRALWSKQFRPDGGCRKVYQAWSQRVPGLELGQCLTVSSDVVERPHPLLGWIWGPEPLEEVPIRNRLSAHSELKLLERTADGDRLQVTISTGRPHQIRIHLAQLGSPLLGDPLYLSNREIAATATPGDGGYRLHAWRLSGPPHLGETTLQVDPPSEGDQALRNSIKREK